In Labrus bergylta chromosome 6, fLabBer1.1, whole genome shotgun sequence, the following proteins share a genomic window:
- the cnga3a gene encoding cyclic nucleotide-gated channel cone photoreceptor subunit alpha isoform X3, protein MAKIGSENSFLSRQRLSKKTPDEELAVIENGDSRAHSLCEENSETALSSESHRDLFTGAGAMARLSYIFFMLRNWASHRVNPEIERHDSFLERFRGPELKDISSRDSNAQSHGTSILKRKKEIWIMDPAADQYYRWLTVIAGPVFYNLIMIVTRACFNELQDTYTKLWIVLDYGSDAIYFADTFVRSRTGYLEQGLLVKDSKKLRDKYRTTSQFKYDMIAMIPTDLLFLKFGFNNPEFRFNRLCKMSRLFEFFERTETRTSFPNMFRISNLVLYILIIIHWNACLFFAISKTIGFGTDTWVYPNISHPEYGRLARKYIYSLYWSTLTLTTIGETPPPVRDVEFLFVISDFLTGVLIFASIVGNVGAMISNMNASRAEFQAKIDSIKQYMQFRKVTKDLEARVIKWFDYLWTEKKTCDEKEVLKNLPDKLRAEIAINVHLDTLKKVRIFQDCEAGLLIELVLKLQPQVFSPGDYICKKGDIGREMYIIKEGKLAVVADDGVTQFVVLSDGAYFGEISILGIKGSKAGNRRTANIRSVGYSDLFALSKDDLVEALTEYPDAKKALEEKGKAILMKDNLIDEAIANAGADPKDLEEKIVKLQGNLDVMQTKFAKLMVELTSSQTRMKRRVTEMETKVKSIRPEDLAEVMADKDNKVK, encoded by the exons atggcaaAAATCGGGAGTGAAAACTCTTTTTTATCAAGACAACGGTTGTCCAAGAAGACGCCTGATGAGGAGCTCGCTGTCATTGAAAATGGAGACAGCAG GGCTCACTCACTTTGTGAAGAAAACTCTGAGACGGCGTTGTCTTCAGAGTCCCACAGAGACTTATTTACAGGTGCTGGGGCCATGGCCAG GCTCTCTTACATCTTCTTCATGCTGCGAAACTGGGCGTCCCACAGAGTGAACCCTGAAATAGAGAGGCATGACTCTTTTCTTGAGCGCTTCAGAGGCCCTGAGCTCAAAGACATCTCCAGTCGAGACAGCAATGCCCAGTCTCACGGCACGTCAATCCTTAAGAGAAA GAAAGAAATCTGGATTATGGATCCAGCTGCAGACCAGTACTACAGATGGCTGACCGTCATTGCAGGCCCAGTATTTTACAACTTGATAATGATCGTAACGAG AGCCTGTTTTAATGAACTCCAGGACACGTATACAAAGCTCTGGATAGTCCTAGACTACGGCTCGGATGCCATATACTTCGCAGACACGTTTGTTAGGTCAAGAACAG GTTACTTGGAACAAGGCCTGCTGGTAAAAGATTCAAAGAAACTGAGGGATAAATACAGAACAACATCTCAGTTCAAATATGATATGATCGCAATGATACCAACTGATCTGCTGTTTCTGAAATTTGGCTTCAACAACCCGGAGTTCAGATTCAATCGTCTTTGCAAAATGTCTAGGCTTTTTGAGTTTTTCGAGCGGACTGAAACCAGAACGAGCTTCCCCAACATGTTTCGTATCAGCAACCTCGTGCTTTATATCCTCATCATTATCCACTGgaatgcttgtttgttttttgccatTTCGAAAACCATTGGTTTTGGAACAGATACATGGGTGTACCCCAACATCAGTCACCCGGAGTACGGCCGACTGGCCAGAAAGTACATTTACTCCCTGTATTGGTCCACACTGACCCTCACCACTATCGGAGAGACCCCTCCACCAGTCAGGGATGTTGAATTCCTCTTTGTGATTTCAGATTTCCTCACTGGTGTGCTCATCTTTGCTAGTATCGTCGGTAACGTCGGTGCCATGATTTCCAACATGAATGCCTCTCGGGCTGAGTTCCAGGCAAAAATTGACTCGATTAAACAGTACATGCAGTTTCGAAAGGTCACCAAAGACTTGGAGGCCAGAGTCATTAAGTGGTTTGACTACCTTTGGACAGAGAAGAAGACCTGTGACGAGAAGGAAGTATTGAAGAACCTCCCAGACAAGCTCAGGGCTGAGATCGCCATCAACGTCCATTTAGATACTCTGAAAAAAGTGCGTATTTTCCAGGATTGTGAAGCCGGTCTGCTGATTGAATTGGTGCTCAAGCTGCAGCCACAAGTGTTCAGCCCAGGAGATTACATCTGTAAGAAGGGAGATATTGGCAGGGAGATGTACATCATCAAGGAGGGGAAGCTGGCTGTGGTGGCCGATGATGGGGTCACTCAGTTTGTCGTGCTCAGTGATGGCGCATACTTTGGGGAAATCAGTATTTTGGGTATCAAGGGCAGTAAAGCAGGCAACAGGAGAACAGCCAACATCAGAAGTGTCGGCTATTCTGATCTCTTCGCCCTGTCCAAAGATGACTTGGTGGAAGCTCTTACTGAGTATCCAGATGCCAAAAAAGCTCTGGAGGAGAAGGGAAAAGCCATCTTGATGAAAGACAACCTGATCGATGAGGCAATCGCCAACGCTGGTGCTGATCCAAAAGACCTGGAGGAGAAGATTGTGAAACTTCAGGGCAACCTGGACGTCATGCAGACAAAGTTTGCCAAGCTGATGGTGGAGTTAACCTCCAGCCAGACGAGGATGAAGCGGAGGGTCACAGAAATGGAGACCAAAGTGAAATCCATACGACCCGAGGACCTGGCAGAAGTGATGGCCGACAAAGacaataaagtaaagtaa
- the cnga3a gene encoding cyclic nucleotide-gated channel cone photoreceptor subunit alpha isoform X1: MAKIGSENSFLSRQRLSKKTPDEELAVIENGDSRAHSLCEENSETALSSESHRDLFTGAGAMARLSYIFFMLRNWASHRVNPEIERHDSFLERFRGPELKDISSRDSNAQSHGTSILKRNLASKWPLATYNMNNCNNTDDKKDEIKKDDKKEEEKKDEKKDEDKKEEEKKDEKKDEKKDEKKDEKKDEKKDDKKDDKKDDKKKEEPPKEIWIMDPAADQYYRWLTVIAGPVFYNLIMIVTRACFNELQDTYTKLWIVLDYGSDAIYFADTFVRSRTGYLEQGLLVKDSKKLRDKYRTTSQFKYDMIAMIPTDLLFLKFGFNNPEFRFNRLCKMSRLFEFFERTETRTSFPNMFRISNLVLYILIIIHWNACLFFAISKTIGFGTDTWVYPNISHPEYGRLARKYIYSLYWSTLTLTTIGETPPPVRDVEFLFVISDFLTGVLIFASIVGNVGAMISNMNASRAEFQAKIDSIKQYMQFRKVTKDLEARVIKWFDYLWTEKKTCDEKEVLKNLPDKLRAEIAINVHLDTLKKVRIFQDCEAGLLIELVLKLQPQVFSPGDYICKKGDIGREMYIIKEGKLAVVADDGVTQFVVLSDGAYFGEISILGIKGSKAGNRRTANIRSVGYSDLFALSKDDLVEALTEYPDAKKALEEKGKAILMKDNLIDEAIANAGADPKDLEEKIVKLQGNLDVMQTKFAKLMVELTSSQTRMKRRVTEMETKVKSIRPEDLAEVMADKDNKVK, from the exons atggcaaAAATCGGGAGTGAAAACTCTTTTTTATCAAGACAACGGTTGTCCAAGAAGACGCCTGATGAGGAGCTCGCTGTCATTGAAAATGGAGACAGCAG GGCTCACTCACTTTGTGAAGAAAACTCTGAGACGGCGTTGTCTTCAGAGTCCCACAGAGACTTATTTACAGGTGCTGGGGCCATGGCCAG GCTCTCTTACATCTTCTTCATGCTGCGAAACTGGGCGTCCCACAGAGTGAACCCTGAAATAGAGAGGCATGACTCTTTTCTTGAGCGCTTCAGAGGCCCTGAGCTCAAAGACATCTCCAGTCGAGACAGCAATGCCCAGTCTCACGGCACGTCAATCCTTAAGAGAAA tctTGCGAGTAAGTGGCCGCTGGCTACATACAACATGAATAACTGCAACAACACAGACGA CAAAAAAGACGAGattaaaaaagatgataaaaaggaggaggagaagaaagatgaaaagaaagatgaggacaagaaagaagaggagaaaaaagacgagaagaaagatgagaaaaaggaTGAGAAAAAGGATGAGAAGAAAGACGAGAAGAAAGACGACAAGAAGGATGATaaaaaagatgataaaaagaaagaggagcCACC GAAAGAAATCTGGATTATGGATCCAGCTGCAGACCAGTACTACAGATGGCTGACCGTCATTGCAGGCCCAGTATTTTACAACTTGATAATGATCGTAACGAG AGCCTGTTTTAATGAACTCCAGGACACGTATACAAAGCTCTGGATAGTCCTAGACTACGGCTCGGATGCCATATACTTCGCAGACACGTTTGTTAGGTCAAGAACAG GTTACTTGGAACAAGGCCTGCTGGTAAAAGATTCAAAGAAACTGAGGGATAAATACAGAACAACATCTCAGTTCAAATATGATATGATCGCAATGATACCAACTGATCTGCTGTTTCTGAAATTTGGCTTCAACAACCCGGAGTTCAGATTCAATCGTCTTTGCAAAATGTCTAGGCTTTTTGAGTTTTTCGAGCGGACTGAAACCAGAACGAGCTTCCCCAACATGTTTCGTATCAGCAACCTCGTGCTTTATATCCTCATCATTATCCACTGgaatgcttgtttgttttttgccatTTCGAAAACCATTGGTTTTGGAACAGATACATGGGTGTACCCCAACATCAGTCACCCGGAGTACGGCCGACTGGCCAGAAAGTACATTTACTCCCTGTATTGGTCCACACTGACCCTCACCACTATCGGAGAGACCCCTCCACCAGTCAGGGATGTTGAATTCCTCTTTGTGATTTCAGATTTCCTCACTGGTGTGCTCATCTTTGCTAGTATCGTCGGTAACGTCGGTGCCATGATTTCCAACATGAATGCCTCTCGGGCTGAGTTCCAGGCAAAAATTGACTCGATTAAACAGTACATGCAGTTTCGAAAGGTCACCAAAGACTTGGAGGCCAGAGTCATTAAGTGGTTTGACTACCTTTGGACAGAGAAGAAGACCTGTGACGAGAAGGAAGTATTGAAGAACCTCCCAGACAAGCTCAGGGCTGAGATCGCCATCAACGTCCATTTAGATACTCTGAAAAAAGTGCGTATTTTCCAGGATTGTGAAGCCGGTCTGCTGATTGAATTGGTGCTCAAGCTGCAGCCACAAGTGTTCAGCCCAGGAGATTACATCTGTAAGAAGGGAGATATTGGCAGGGAGATGTACATCATCAAGGAGGGGAAGCTGGCTGTGGTGGCCGATGATGGGGTCACTCAGTTTGTCGTGCTCAGTGATGGCGCATACTTTGGGGAAATCAGTATTTTGGGTATCAAGGGCAGTAAAGCAGGCAACAGGAGAACAGCCAACATCAGAAGTGTCGGCTATTCTGATCTCTTCGCCCTGTCCAAAGATGACTTGGTGGAAGCTCTTACTGAGTATCCAGATGCCAAAAAAGCTCTGGAGGAGAAGGGAAAAGCCATCTTGATGAAAGACAACCTGATCGATGAGGCAATCGCCAACGCTGGTGCTGATCCAAAAGACCTGGAGGAGAAGATTGTGAAACTTCAGGGCAACCTGGACGTCATGCAGACAAAGTTTGCCAAGCTGATGGTGGAGTTAACCTCCAGCCAGACGAGGATGAAGCGGAGGGTCACAGAAATGGAGACCAAAGTGAAATCCATACGACCCGAGGACCTGGCAGAAGTGATGGCCGACAAAGacaataaagtaaagtaa
- the cnga3a gene encoding cyclic nucleotide-gated channel cone photoreceptor subunit alpha isoform X2 codes for MAKIGSENSFLSRQRLSKKTPDEELAVIENGDSRAHSLCEENSETALSSESHRDLFTGAGAMARVNPEIERHDSFLERFRGPELKDISSRDSNAQSHGTSILKRNLASKWPLATYNMNNCNNTDDKKDEIKKDDKKEEEKKDEKKDEDKKEEEKKDEKKDEKKDEKKDEKKDEKKDDKKDDKKDDKKKEEPPKEIWIMDPAADQYYRWLTVIAGPVFYNLIMIVTRACFNELQDTYTKLWIVLDYGSDAIYFADTFVRSRTGYLEQGLLVKDSKKLRDKYRTTSQFKYDMIAMIPTDLLFLKFGFNNPEFRFNRLCKMSRLFEFFERTETRTSFPNMFRISNLVLYILIIIHWNACLFFAISKTIGFGTDTWVYPNISHPEYGRLARKYIYSLYWSTLTLTTIGETPPPVRDVEFLFVISDFLTGVLIFASIVGNVGAMISNMNASRAEFQAKIDSIKQYMQFRKVTKDLEARVIKWFDYLWTEKKTCDEKEVLKNLPDKLRAEIAINVHLDTLKKVRIFQDCEAGLLIELVLKLQPQVFSPGDYICKKGDIGREMYIIKEGKLAVVADDGVTQFVVLSDGAYFGEISILGIKGSKAGNRRTANIRSVGYSDLFALSKDDLVEALTEYPDAKKALEEKGKAILMKDNLIDEAIANAGADPKDLEEKIVKLQGNLDVMQTKFAKLMVELTSSQTRMKRRVTEMETKVKSIRPEDLAEVMADKDNKVK; via the exons atggcaaAAATCGGGAGTGAAAACTCTTTTTTATCAAGACAACGGTTGTCCAAGAAGACGCCTGATGAGGAGCTCGCTGTCATTGAAAATGGAGACAGCAG GGCTCACTCACTTTGTGAAGAAAACTCTGAGACGGCGTTGTCTTCAGAGTCCCACAGAGACTTATTTACAGGTGCTGGGGCCATGGCCAG AGTGAACCCTGAAATAGAGAGGCATGACTCTTTTCTTGAGCGCTTCAGAGGCCCTGAGCTCAAAGACATCTCCAGTCGAGACAGCAATGCCCAGTCTCACGGCACGTCAATCCTTAAGAGAAA tctTGCGAGTAAGTGGCCGCTGGCTACATACAACATGAATAACTGCAACAACACAGACGA CAAAAAAGACGAGattaaaaaagatgataaaaaggaggaggagaagaaagatgaaaagaaagatgaggacaagaaagaagaggagaaaaaagacgagaagaaagatgagaaaaaggaTGAGAAAAAGGATGAGAAGAAAGACGAGAAGAAAGACGACAAGAAGGATGATaaaaaagatgataaaaagaaagaggagcCACC GAAAGAAATCTGGATTATGGATCCAGCTGCAGACCAGTACTACAGATGGCTGACCGTCATTGCAGGCCCAGTATTTTACAACTTGATAATGATCGTAACGAG AGCCTGTTTTAATGAACTCCAGGACACGTATACAAAGCTCTGGATAGTCCTAGACTACGGCTCGGATGCCATATACTTCGCAGACACGTTTGTTAGGTCAAGAACAG GTTACTTGGAACAAGGCCTGCTGGTAAAAGATTCAAAGAAACTGAGGGATAAATACAGAACAACATCTCAGTTCAAATATGATATGATCGCAATGATACCAACTGATCTGCTGTTTCTGAAATTTGGCTTCAACAACCCGGAGTTCAGATTCAATCGTCTTTGCAAAATGTCTAGGCTTTTTGAGTTTTTCGAGCGGACTGAAACCAGAACGAGCTTCCCCAACATGTTTCGTATCAGCAACCTCGTGCTTTATATCCTCATCATTATCCACTGgaatgcttgtttgttttttgccatTTCGAAAACCATTGGTTTTGGAACAGATACATGGGTGTACCCCAACATCAGTCACCCGGAGTACGGCCGACTGGCCAGAAAGTACATTTACTCCCTGTATTGGTCCACACTGACCCTCACCACTATCGGAGAGACCCCTCCACCAGTCAGGGATGTTGAATTCCTCTTTGTGATTTCAGATTTCCTCACTGGTGTGCTCATCTTTGCTAGTATCGTCGGTAACGTCGGTGCCATGATTTCCAACATGAATGCCTCTCGGGCTGAGTTCCAGGCAAAAATTGACTCGATTAAACAGTACATGCAGTTTCGAAAGGTCACCAAAGACTTGGAGGCCAGAGTCATTAAGTGGTTTGACTACCTTTGGACAGAGAAGAAGACCTGTGACGAGAAGGAAGTATTGAAGAACCTCCCAGACAAGCTCAGGGCTGAGATCGCCATCAACGTCCATTTAGATACTCTGAAAAAAGTGCGTATTTTCCAGGATTGTGAAGCCGGTCTGCTGATTGAATTGGTGCTCAAGCTGCAGCCACAAGTGTTCAGCCCAGGAGATTACATCTGTAAGAAGGGAGATATTGGCAGGGAGATGTACATCATCAAGGAGGGGAAGCTGGCTGTGGTGGCCGATGATGGGGTCACTCAGTTTGTCGTGCTCAGTGATGGCGCATACTTTGGGGAAATCAGTATTTTGGGTATCAAGGGCAGTAAAGCAGGCAACAGGAGAACAGCCAACATCAGAAGTGTCGGCTATTCTGATCTCTTCGCCCTGTCCAAAGATGACTTGGTGGAAGCTCTTACTGAGTATCCAGATGCCAAAAAAGCTCTGGAGGAGAAGGGAAAAGCCATCTTGATGAAAGACAACCTGATCGATGAGGCAATCGCCAACGCTGGTGCTGATCCAAAAGACCTGGAGGAGAAGATTGTGAAACTTCAGGGCAACCTGGACGTCATGCAGACAAAGTTTGCCAAGCTGATGGTGGAGTTAACCTCCAGCCAGACGAGGATGAAGCGGAGGGTCACAGAAATGGAGACCAAAGTGAAATCCATACGACCCGAGGACCTGGCAGAAGTGATGGCCGACAAAGacaataaagtaaagtaa
- the cnga3a gene encoding cyclic nucleotide-gated channel cone photoreceptor subunit alpha isoform X4 encodes MAKIGSENSFLSRQRLSKKTPDEELAVIENGDSRAHSLCEENSETALSSESHRDLFTGAGAMARVNPEIERHDSFLERFRGPELKDISSRDSNAQSHGTSILKRKKEIWIMDPAADQYYRWLTVIAGPVFYNLIMIVTRACFNELQDTYTKLWIVLDYGSDAIYFADTFVRSRTGYLEQGLLVKDSKKLRDKYRTTSQFKYDMIAMIPTDLLFLKFGFNNPEFRFNRLCKMSRLFEFFERTETRTSFPNMFRISNLVLYILIIIHWNACLFFAISKTIGFGTDTWVYPNISHPEYGRLARKYIYSLYWSTLTLTTIGETPPPVRDVEFLFVISDFLTGVLIFASIVGNVGAMISNMNASRAEFQAKIDSIKQYMQFRKVTKDLEARVIKWFDYLWTEKKTCDEKEVLKNLPDKLRAEIAINVHLDTLKKVRIFQDCEAGLLIELVLKLQPQVFSPGDYICKKGDIGREMYIIKEGKLAVVADDGVTQFVVLSDGAYFGEISILGIKGSKAGNRRTANIRSVGYSDLFALSKDDLVEALTEYPDAKKALEEKGKAILMKDNLIDEAIANAGADPKDLEEKIVKLQGNLDVMQTKFAKLMVELTSSQTRMKRRVTEMETKVKSIRPEDLAEVMADKDNKVK; translated from the exons atggcaaAAATCGGGAGTGAAAACTCTTTTTTATCAAGACAACGGTTGTCCAAGAAGACGCCTGATGAGGAGCTCGCTGTCATTGAAAATGGAGACAGCAG GGCTCACTCACTTTGTGAAGAAAACTCTGAGACGGCGTTGTCTTCAGAGTCCCACAGAGACTTATTTACAGGTGCTGGGGCCATGGCCAG AGTGAACCCTGAAATAGAGAGGCATGACTCTTTTCTTGAGCGCTTCAGAGGCCCTGAGCTCAAAGACATCTCCAGTCGAGACAGCAATGCCCAGTCTCACGGCACGTCAATCCTTAAGAGAAA GAAAGAAATCTGGATTATGGATCCAGCTGCAGACCAGTACTACAGATGGCTGACCGTCATTGCAGGCCCAGTATTTTACAACTTGATAATGATCGTAACGAG AGCCTGTTTTAATGAACTCCAGGACACGTATACAAAGCTCTGGATAGTCCTAGACTACGGCTCGGATGCCATATACTTCGCAGACACGTTTGTTAGGTCAAGAACAG GTTACTTGGAACAAGGCCTGCTGGTAAAAGATTCAAAGAAACTGAGGGATAAATACAGAACAACATCTCAGTTCAAATATGATATGATCGCAATGATACCAACTGATCTGCTGTTTCTGAAATTTGGCTTCAACAACCCGGAGTTCAGATTCAATCGTCTTTGCAAAATGTCTAGGCTTTTTGAGTTTTTCGAGCGGACTGAAACCAGAACGAGCTTCCCCAACATGTTTCGTATCAGCAACCTCGTGCTTTATATCCTCATCATTATCCACTGgaatgcttgtttgttttttgccatTTCGAAAACCATTGGTTTTGGAACAGATACATGGGTGTACCCCAACATCAGTCACCCGGAGTACGGCCGACTGGCCAGAAAGTACATTTACTCCCTGTATTGGTCCACACTGACCCTCACCACTATCGGAGAGACCCCTCCACCAGTCAGGGATGTTGAATTCCTCTTTGTGATTTCAGATTTCCTCACTGGTGTGCTCATCTTTGCTAGTATCGTCGGTAACGTCGGTGCCATGATTTCCAACATGAATGCCTCTCGGGCTGAGTTCCAGGCAAAAATTGACTCGATTAAACAGTACATGCAGTTTCGAAAGGTCACCAAAGACTTGGAGGCCAGAGTCATTAAGTGGTTTGACTACCTTTGGACAGAGAAGAAGACCTGTGACGAGAAGGAAGTATTGAAGAACCTCCCAGACAAGCTCAGGGCTGAGATCGCCATCAACGTCCATTTAGATACTCTGAAAAAAGTGCGTATTTTCCAGGATTGTGAAGCCGGTCTGCTGATTGAATTGGTGCTCAAGCTGCAGCCACAAGTGTTCAGCCCAGGAGATTACATCTGTAAGAAGGGAGATATTGGCAGGGAGATGTACATCATCAAGGAGGGGAAGCTGGCTGTGGTGGCCGATGATGGGGTCACTCAGTTTGTCGTGCTCAGTGATGGCGCATACTTTGGGGAAATCAGTATTTTGGGTATCAAGGGCAGTAAAGCAGGCAACAGGAGAACAGCCAACATCAGAAGTGTCGGCTATTCTGATCTCTTCGCCCTGTCCAAAGATGACTTGGTGGAAGCTCTTACTGAGTATCCAGATGCCAAAAAAGCTCTGGAGGAGAAGGGAAAAGCCATCTTGATGAAAGACAACCTGATCGATGAGGCAATCGCCAACGCTGGTGCTGATCCAAAAGACCTGGAGGAGAAGATTGTGAAACTTCAGGGCAACCTGGACGTCATGCAGACAAAGTTTGCCAAGCTGATGGTGGAGTTAACCTCCAGCCAGACGAGGATGAAGCGGAGGGTCACAGAAATGGAGACCAAAGTGAAATCCATACGACCCGAGGACCTGGCAGAAGTGATGGCCGACAAAGacaataaagtaaagtaa